A genomic region of Arachis stenosperma cultivar V10309 chromosome 9, arast.V10309.gnm1.PFL2, whole genome shotgun sequence contains the following coding sequences:
- the LOC130950993 gene encoding transcription factor bHLH30-like codes for MKQEINHNQHQGECSYSSSSYNMMHQHNMMMMSDEMIFGGGRGFINSNNMNMMNMNMNMLSSSDQMMQQQQQQQPWSMPSIQELPFNNHESFIVPPQQQQQQASPYASFFNSRRVHPSSSSSMQFAAAYHHHEGATSSFDLQAELSKMTAQEIMEAKALAASKSHSEAERRRRERINNHLSKLRSLLPSTTKTDKASLLAEVIQHVKELKRQTSMIAETSSVPTESDELTVDDASDEDGKLVIKASLCCEDRSDLLPELIKTLKSMKLRTLKADITTLGGRVKNVLFITAEQDYYSSSTANEDHHHQHDHNNTYQYCISSIQEALKAVMEKSNGGVGNEPGSSSASVKRQRTNIISSIS; via the exons ATGAAACAGGAGATAAATCATAATCAGCATCAAGGGGAGTgttcttattcttcatcttcttaCAATATGATGCATCAACACaacatgatgatgatgagtgatGAGATGATCTTTGGAGGAGGAAGAGGCTTCATCAATAGCAACAATATGAACATGATGAACATGAATATGAACATGTTGTCTTCTTCTGATCAAATGatgcagcagcagcagcagcagcaaccATGGTCCATGCCATCAATACAAGAACTACCCTTCAACAACCATGAATCGTTTATTGTGCCtccacaacaacaacaacaacaagctTCACCATATGCAAGCTTCTTCAACAGTAGAAGGGTTcatccatcatcatcatcttccaTGCAGTTTGCAGCAGCATATCATCATCATGAGGGTGCTACTTCATCATTTGATCTGCAAGCTGAACTGAGCAAGATGACTGCTCAGGAAATCATGGAGGCTAAGGCTCTTGCTGCTTCCAAAAGCCACAGTGAAGCTGAGAGGAGGCGTAGAGAGAGGATCAATAATCATCTTTCTAAGCTCAGAAGCTTGTTGCCTAGCACCACCAAA ACAGATAAAGCATCATTGCTAGCAGAAGTGATTCAACATGTGAAGGAACTGAAACGGCAAACATCAATGATCGCAGAGACGAGTTCAGTTCCAACAGAATCCGACGAGCTCACAGTGGACGATGCATCTGATGAAGATGGCAAATTGGTAATTAAAGCCTCTTTGTGCTGCGAAGATAGGTCCGATCTCTTGCCTGAACTCATCAAAACCTTGAAATCAATGAAGCTTCGAACCCTCAAAGCAGATATCACTACACTCGGTGGCCGTGTCAAGAACGTCTTGTTCATCACCGCTGAACAAGATTACTACTCATCATCAACCGCCAATGaggatcatcatcatcaacatgaCCATAATAATACTTACCAATACTGCATTAGTTCAATACAGGAAGCTTTGAAGGCAGTTATGGAGAAAAGTAATGGCGGTGTTGGGAATGAGCCTGGTTCTTCTTCTGCAAGTGTCAAGAGACAAAGGACTAATATCATATCCTCCATATCTTAG